In one window of Candidatus Sulfuricurvum sp. RIFRC-1 DNA:
- the flgC gene encoding flagellar basal body rod protein FlgC, with the protein MAFLNSFDISGYGLSAQRVRVNTISSNIANAQTTRTDEGGPYRRQEVVFKAIDFNKAYNQALENETTALGYSDPLKEGLSGLKPNPAIMSVIVDKITRDDASPKMKYDPSHPDADANGYVAYPNINPVIEMADLVEATRSYQANVAAFESAKNMASSAISILQA; encoded by the coding sequence ATGGCATTTTTAAATAGTTTTGATATCAGCGGATACGGATTATCGGCTCAACGCGTCCGTGTCAATACCATCAGTTCCAACATTGCCAATGCCCAAACCACCCGTACCGATGAAGGCGGCCCCTACCGTCGTCAAGAAGTTGTCTTTAAAGCCATTGATTTTAACAAAGCCTACAATCAAGCATTAGAGAATGAAACCACAGCCCTTGGCTACAGCGACCCGCTCAAAGAGGGGTTATCAGGGCTAAAACCAAACCCAGCCATTATGAGTGTTATCGTGGATAAGATCACCCGTGATGATGCATCACCAAAAATGAAATATGACCCTTCACATCCTGATGCGGATGCAAATGGGTATGTTGCCTATCCCAATATTAATCCTGTCATCGAAATGGCCGATTTAGTCGAAGCAACACGATCATACCAAGCGAACGTAGCCGCGTTTGAAAGCGCAAAAAATATGGCGTCCAGCGCCATCAGTATTTTACAAGCATAA
- the fliE gene encoding flagellar hook-basal body complex protein FliE: MANIQSIKSLSTADLLANKSGNPVESNSTDFAQELKNALGNVNQMQVDGEKAMSDIATGSVKDLHQAAIAIDKAEISMKLMLEVRNKALNAYKEITRTQM; this comes from the coding sequence ATGGCCAATATTCAATCAATCAAATCTCTCTCAACCGCCGACTTACTCGCAAACAAAAGCGGCAATCCAGTCGAGAGCAACAGTACTGATTTCGCACAAGAGCTTAAAAATGCTCTCGGTAACGTCAATCAGATGCAGGTTGACGGAGAGAAAGCCATGAGCGATATCGCAACCGGAAGTGTCAAAGACCTCCATCAAGCGGCAATTGCCATCGATAAAGCTGAAATCAGTATGAAACTGATGCTCGAAGTACGAAATAAAGCTCTAAATGCGTACAAAGAAATTACCCGAACGCAAATGTGA
- a CDS encoding penicillin-binding protein 2 — translation MRHSNKSKKILALFLVLMLGFIIFLTVMLYTALHDRDIPSIFSEDTAKAQRGSIISADGFNIATTQKLYKAVVNTRNIDPDKEELFIQLFSIYSAIEPNEIRQRLHTRKGSVTLSYHISPKEAMYLKTLSFELRRLGVFIEYETPNGDRILQGLNIIESGEARSYPYGNLLTPLLGYPRKMEEDGYTRVYGIKGLEKFFDEELNPQQNRTQKALRDVNGYLILNKQSDVKRQINGLTVKLNIPITLQARVEAVTDRIKEQLKADEIIATVMDSKTGKIIALASSNRFDPSHIRTADYPSLNTNAIEYSFEPGSVVKPIIFSLLLDRGLINPYDMVNGHNGRFTMGRKTIVDEHAFHMISAEDVIVHSSNIGIAQLAQKLNGEEFTEGLKRFGFTHFSGIDLPYEKRGSIPSSAQLNNYLYKAITSYGYGMRSNAMQMIKAYNVFNNGGKLINPMVVEALYDDNGRSIPMQVQAPIQVISAATAERMKQILIKTVNEGTGTVAKTPGIEVGGKTGTAHIAKNGAYVNSYHTSFIGFANDAKHNYTIGITVIEPRTVYFASITAVPVFKGIVDLMIEEKYLTPDPAAVAAAASQIAPIHHP, via the coding sequence ATGCGCCATTCTAATAAATCAAAAAAGATACTTGCCCTTTTCCTCGTTCTGATGCTCGGTTTCATCATCTTTTTAACGGTGATGCTTTATACCGCGCTTCACGATAGGGATATCCCCTCTATTTTTTCCGAAGATACCGCAAAAGCACAACGCGGCTCAATCATCAGTGCAGATGGCTTCAACATTGCTACAACCCAAAAACTCTACAAAGCGGTCGTCAACACCCGTAACATCGATCCCGATAAAGAGGAGCTTTTTATTCAGCTTTTCAGTATCTACAGCGCAATCGAGCCTAATGAAATCCGCCAACGGCTCCATACCCGAAAAGGCTCCGTTACCCTTAGCTACCATATCAGTCCAAAAGAGGCTATGTATCTCAAAACTCTATCGTTCGAGCTGCGCCGTCTCGGGGTTTTCATCGAATACGAAACTCCAAATGGCGACCGTATTTTACAAGGACTTAACATTATCGAGAGCGGTGAAGCACGCAGCTATCCTTACGGCAATCTTCTTACTCCCCTCTTAGGTTACCCGCGTAAGATGGAAGAAGATGGATACACACGAGTATACGGCATCAAAGGGTTAGAAAAATTTTTCGATGAAGAGTTGAACCCTCAACAAAACCGAACCCAAAAAGCCCTGCGTGACGTTAACGGCTATCTGATTTTGAACAAGCAAAGTGACGTCAAACGCCAAATCAACGGCCTCACCGTCAAACTCAATATTCCCATTACCCTCCAAGCGCGAGTCGAAGCAGTTACCGACCGTATCAAAGAGCAGCTCAAAGCCGATGAGATTATCGCAACGGTTATGGATTCAAAAACCGGTAAAATTATTGCTCTGGCAAGCTCAAATCGTTTTGATCCTAGCCATATCCGTACCGCCGATTACCCTTCGTTAAATACCAATGCCATTGAATACAGCTTTGAACCGGGATCGGTTGTAAAACCCATTATCTTTTCTCTCTTGCTTGACCGTGGACTTATCAACCCGTACGATATGGTTAACGGCCATAACGGACGCTTTACGATGGGACGAAAAACGATTGTGGATGAGCATGCCTTTCATATGATCAGCGCAGAGGATGTCATCGTCCACTCTTCCAATATCGGAATTGCCCAATTGGCGCAAAAACTCAATGGAGAAGAGTTTACAGAAGGGCTCAAACGGTTTGGCTTTACCCATTTTAGCGGCATTGACCTACCGTACGAAAAACGGGGATCTATCCCAAGCTCAGCTCAGCTCAATAATTATCTCTATAAAGCGATTACCTCTTACGGTTATGGAATGCGCTCAAACGCCATGCAAATGATCAAAGCCTATAATGTTTTCAACAATGGGGGAAAACTCATTAATCCTATGGTGGTAGAAGCATTGTATGACGACAACGGCAGAAGCATCCCTATGCAGGTACAAGCACCGATACAGGTTATCTCTGCCGCCACTGCGGAGAGAATGAAACAAATCCTGATTAAAACCGTCAATGAGGGGACTGGAACCGTCGCCAAAACACCGGGAATTGAAGTGGGGGGAAAAACGGGAACAGCCCATATCGCTAAAAATGGTGCCTACGTCAACAGCTACCATACCTCCTTTATCGGATTTGCGAATGATGCAAAACACAACTATACCATCGGTATCACCGTTATCGAACCGCGTACCGTCTATTTTGCCTCGATTACCGCTGTTCCCGTTTTTAAAGGGATCGTTGATTTGATGATAGAGGAAAAATATCTCACCCCAGATCCCGCAGCAGTTGCGGCTGCCGCGTCGCAAATCGCCCCTATACACCATCCTTAA
- the panC gene encoding pantoate--beta-alanine ligase, with product MIIARSVSELRKALDAKEGNIGFVPTMGALHIGHRTLIDAARKENETVVVSIFVNPTQFLPGEDLSKYPRKEEADFKICSLSGVDILFYPDVAGMYGEDEVRICAPDVRGYILEGASRPGHFDGVLTVVMKLLNQVRPKRAYFGKKDAQQLALITQMVENFFMDIEIIPMETVRESDGLALSSRNVYLNSEQRQEALKISTSLKRGTKQVMQGNLNAEAIRQEMLTILEPLEVEYVAIVNRAFEVIPEVILGNTIILVAARVGTTRLIDNVWM from the coding sequence ATGATTATCGCTCGCAGTGTATCGGAACTTCGTAAGGCATTAGATGCTAAAGAGGGAAATATTGGATTCGTTCCGACGATGGGGGCACTTCATATCGGTCATAGAACTCTTATCGATGCGGCACGCAAAGAGAATGAAACGGTTGTTGTTTCGATCTTTGTCAACCCGACGCAGTTTTTGCCGGGAGAAGATTTGAGTAAATATCCCCGCAAAGAGGAAGCCGATTTTAAAATCTGCTCCCTTAGCGGTGTTGATATTCTCTTTTATCCTGATGTGGCAGGAATGTACGGAGAGGATGAAGTACGGATATGCGCTCCCGATGTGCGTGGGTATATTTTAGAGGGAGCATCACGTCCCGGCCATTTTGACGGTGTTTTGACGGTAGTGATGAAACTGTTGAATCAAGTCCGTCCCAAGCGTGCTTATTTCGGGAAAAAAGATGCCCAACAGTTGGCGCTTATCACTCAGATGGTTGAGAACTTTTTTATGGATATCGAGATTATCCCTATGGAGACGGTTAGAGAGAGCGATGGATTGGCCCTCTCAAGCCGGAATGTTTATCTCAATAGCGAACAACGGCAAGAAGCACTTAAAATTTCCACATCGCTAAAGAGGGGAACCAAACAAGTGATGCAAGGAAATCTCAACGCAGAAGCAATACGTCAAGAGATGCTCACGATTTTGGAACCGCTTGAAGTGGAGTATGTTGCGATTGTGAACAGAGCGTTTGAAGTGATTCCCGAAGTGATACTGGGCAATACGATTATCCTTGTCGCGGCACGGGTCGGGACGACACGGCTGATCGATAACGTATGGATGTAA
- the prfB gene encoding peptide chain release factor 2, which translates to MDHYEYTELLKTLTIKMQNVTDVVRPQDITKRLGEIEALENSDGFWNDAANAGVVQKEKTQLERRLAKYSKTFNTLGDAVDLYDMAKDEGDEETIESLFADAGALENNVKSMEVEVLLSGEHDSHNAIVTIHPGAGGTESQDWASMLLRMYTRWAERRDFTVEMLDYQSGDEAGIKDAAILIKGVNVYGYLKNENGIHRLVRISPYDSAAKRHTSFTSVMVSPELDDDIDIEIEDRDIRIDTYRASGAGGQHVNKTESAIRITHIPSGIVVQCQNDRSQHKNKATAFKMLKSRLYELEMEKKQAAVDGIEKSENGWGHQIRSYVLAPYQQVKDTRSGIPYSNISTILDGDIDEMIEGVLISLSRKDDDE; encoded by the coding sequence GTGGATCACTACGAATATACCGAATTACTTAAAACCTTGACCATCAAGATGCAAAATGTCACCGATGTTGTCCGTCCACAGGATATTACAAAGCGTCTCGGCGAGATCGAAGCCCTCGAAAATTCCGATGGATTTTGGAACGATGCGGCCAATGCCGGTGTCGTCCAAAAAGAGAAAACGCAGCTCGAACGTCGCCTTGCCAAATATTCCAAAACTTTCAATACTCTCGGTGATGCCGTCGATTTATATGATATGGCAAAAGACGAAGGGGACGAAGAGACAATCGAATCGCTCTTCGCCGATGCGGGGGCACTCGAAAACAATGTTAAATCGATGGAAGTTGAAGTGCTCCTCTCAGGTGAACACGACAGCCACAATGCCATTGTCACCATCCATCCGGGTGCAGGGGGAACCGAATCTCAAGATTGGGCTTCGATGCTGCTTCGTATGTACACCCGCTGGGCAGAACGACGTGATTTTACCGTTGAAATGCTCGATTACCAATCGGGCGATGAAGCAGGGATCAAAGATGCCGCCATCCTTATCAAAGGGGTCAATGTTTACGGTTATCTGAAAAACGAAAACGGTATTCACCGTCTCGTGCGTATCAGCCCATATGACTCTGCCGCCAAGCGTCACACCAGTTTTACCTCCGTTATGGTCTCACCCGAACTGGATGATGATATCGATATCGAAATCGAAGACCGTGATATCCGTATCGATACCTACCGTGCATCCGGTGCAGGGGGACAACACGTCAATAAAACCGAATCGGCTATCCGTATCACCCATATCCCAAGCGGTATCGTCGTACAGTGTCAAAACGACCGAAGTCAGCACAAAAACAAAGCAACCGCCTTTAAAATGCTCAAATCCCGTTTGTATGAACTTGAGATGGAAAAAAAGCAAGCGGCAGTTGACGGAATTGAAAAAAGCGAAAACGGATGGGGACACCAAATCCGTTCTTATGTTCTCGCACCGTATCAACAAGTTAAAGATACCCGCTCAGGAATTCCGTATTCCAACATCAGCACTATTTTGGATGGAGATATCGATGAAATGATCGAAGGGGTCCTCATCTCCCTTAGCCGCAAAGATGACGACGAATAA
- a CDS encoding arginyltransferase: MTTNNKDTILKECALHEPCSYIGGNTQSIHYKVIQECSKEQCEALILRGWRRFGSMYFRPICQDCRACESLKIDALNYTFTKSDRRILRKNTHLTTIIRHPTLTREHLSLFDRYHRYKHHTRNWDAPKSDPKNYYASFVQGHGDFGFEVLYFEGEKLIAVDLIDILEEGISSLYCYYDPEYNAQSLGRYTLLQQIEFARRLNLKWIYLGYYVEGCQSLAYKINYQPSLQLQGRPEEEELPVWRKLTNENDPL; the protein is encoded by the coding sequence ATGACGACGAATAATAAAGACACCATCCTCAAAGAGTGCGCTCTTCACGAGCCGTGTTCTTACATTGGCGGAAATACCCAAAGTATCCACTACAAAGTAATCCAAGAGTGCTCAAAAGAGCAATGTGAAGCACTGATTCTGCGTGGATGGCGACGATTCGGATCGATGTATTTTCGCCCGATTTGTCAGGATTGCCGGGCGTGTGAAAGTCTTAAAATCGATGCGCTCAATTATACTTTCACTAAATCAGACCGCCGAATTTTGCGTAAAAACACACATCTTACCACTATTATCCGTCACCCTACCCTCACACGTGAACATCTCAGCCTCTTTGATCGCTACCACCGGTACAAACACCATACGAGAAATTGGGATGCCCCCAAGAGTGACCCCAAAAACTATTATGCTTCATTTGTTCAGGGACATGGTGATTTTGGCTTTGAAGTCCTTTATTTTGAAGGTGAAAAATTGATCGCCGTCGATCTCATCGATATTTTAGAAGAGGGGATCAGTTCACTCTATTGCTACTACGATCCTGAATATAATGCCCAATCACTGGGACGCTATACCCTTTTACAACAAATTGAATTCGCCCGCAGGCTGAACCTCAAATGGATCTATTTAGGCTATTACGTCGAAGGGTGCCAAAGTCTCGCCTACAAGATCAATTATCAACCCTCCCTACAGCTTCAGGGGAGACCCGAAGAGGAAGAACTACCCGTCTGGAGAAAACTCACAAATGAAAACGATCCACTTTAA
- a CDS encoding fumarylacetoacetate hydrolase family protein, with protein MKTIHFNSELLTPSKVVCIGRNYVEHIHELGNEIPSSMVLFNKPNSAISDTLRFITPDTRFEGEICFLMMGGEIAGIGFGLDLTKAEIQNHLKAKALPWERAKGFDGSAVFGNFVPLNTPLESLHMTLHINGTLAQEATYELMIYKPLEMIEEIKSFMSFEDGDIIMSGTPKGVNTYSISDEFIGRIYTNDRLLIETKWIVK; from the coding sequence ATGAAAACGATCCACTTTAATTCCGAATTACTCACCCCCTCTAAAGTCGTATGTATCGGACGCAACTACGTCGAGCATATCCATGAACTCGGCAATGAAATCCCCTCCTCTATGGTTCTCTTCAACAAACCCAACTCCGCCATCAGTGATACATTACGTTTCATCACACCTGATACTCGTTTCGAGGGGGAAATCTGCTTTCTTATGATGGGTGGAGAGATAGCGGGGATCGGTTTCGGCCTCGATCTCACCAAAGCCGAAATCCAAAATCATCTCAAAGCCAAAGCTCTTCCGTGGGAGCGGGCCAAAGGGTTTGACGGTTCGGCAGTTTTTGGAAATTTTGTCCCTTTGAATACACCGCTCGAATCACTGCATATGACACTCCATATCAACGGTACCCTAGCACAAGAAGCAACCTATGAACTAATGATTTATAAACCGCTGGAGATGATAGAAGAGATAAAGAGTTTTATGAGCTTTGAAGATGGTGATATCATCATGAGCGGTACCCCTAAAGGGGTTAATACCTATAGTATTAGCGATGAATTTATTGGAAGAATTTACACTAACGATCGTCTTTTGATTGAAACCAAGTGGATCGTAAAATAA
- a CDS encoding superoxide dismutase, with amino-acid sequence MMAIVLPALPFEKNALEPHISSQTLSYHYDKHHNTYVVNVNNLIKDTELENKSLEDIIHESANDPSKTAIFNNAAQVWNHTFYWNSLKPHGSSLPNEAIKQKIDSDFGSYDNFAKAFKEAALGQFGSGWAWLVLIDGKLSILKTSNADTPIAHGIKAILCIDVWEHAYYLDYKNARAEYADNVINHLINWDFANANLMS; translated from the coding sequence ATGATGGCTATTGTATTACCTGCGCTTCCGTTTGAAAAAAATGCGTTAGAACCTCATATTAGTTCTCAAACCCTCAGTTACCATTATGATAAACACCATAATACGTATGTAGTGAATGTCAATAATCTGATAAAAGATACCGAACTTGAAAATAAATCGCTTGAAGATATTATTCACGAATCTGCCAATGACCCGAGTAAAACCGCTATTTTTAATAATGCGGCACAGGTGTGGAATCACACCTTCTATTGGAACTCTCTAAAACCCCACGGAAGCTCTCTGCCTAACGAGGCAATCAAACAAAAAATCGATTCCGATTTCGGCAGTTATGATAACTTTGCCAAAGCATTTAAAGAAGCGGCTTTAGGACAATTCGGGAGCGGATGGGCATGGCTGGTCTTAATCGATGGAAAGTTGAGTATTCTCAAAACCTCCAACGCCGATACCCCTATCGCACATGGAATAAAGGCAATTTTATGCATCGATGTTTGGGAACATGCCTATTATCTGGATTATAAAAATGCTCGTGCGGAATATGCCGATAATGTCATTAATCATTTGATCAATTGGGATTTTGCCAACGCCAATCTAATGAGCTAA